A window of Castanea sativa cultivar Marrone di Chiusa Pesio chromosome 1, ASM4071231v1 contains these coding sequences:
- the LOC142621780 gene encoding protein GAMETE EXPRESSED 3-like isoform X2, which yields MAPVQGGLGKIYLVAENRVLKINSFNIGSSKPAAQVFFGPVPGQEELIEIIGLSVSTISSSVFINIKNRGLFAYTTHGQLHWSVGPVIYRFGYQLGCRKNVTECYFTSVPVIDQCEASIYISNTEGELYSLSVRSPYFKWIQDFSSLDKYFTVTPGNNGRLYVTVPARALVLALDVSMGTVLWQRSIGPLSTTECAPVVDSNGWVSVGSLDGFLYSFSPTGILKKFSKADTLNFVIQVAAVLDCSGYAVYFSQTEMEGKISQTIDEYTYVSAMRPKTVIFTLLVPATGFTYWSERYPDQFSSSLSKSDLRQFVLDEGILLAFVAASKTGNPLQCRTKREKCASSCSQAKPKYLSIYTGNERAIILFLLFESAVLVMLAGLVRFCCIFWRKKKVQGQDLGSFLEKRRSLQLKKKVFDRTITELEQKAAEQAVANEVFEKLGAMVREREGIERKLSTTYSLGRDRAGSQSKSMLPLYDGKTRSYSFLGAKKESVTVFQTLSDTSSEESGSEKDTNWGFHEEEIVAKAKAKAKAPIEAESSSDDGIYETDYQSSPLETTSSSRGFINPLNGVQESREVKLHDEEVKSMQTGSRLSLKRRRALSSTN from the exons ATGGCTCCTGTTCAGGGGGGTCTAGGAAAG ATATATTTGGTTGCAGAAAACAGAGTACTGAAGATCAATTCTTTTAATATTGGCTCATCCAAACCTGCTGCACAAGTTTTCTTTGGTCCAGTGCCAGGTCAAGAGGAACTAATTGAAATTATTGGGCTCTCAGTAAGCACAATTAGCTCATCTGTATTTATCAATATTAAGAATCGAGGACTCTTTGCATATACGACACATGGGCAACTGCACTGGAGTGTTGGACCTGTGATTTATCGATTTGGCTACCAACTAGGTTGCAGGAAAAATGTCACAGAGTGTTATTTTACTTCAGTTCCTGTGATTGATCAATGTGAAGCTAGTATATAT ATCTCAAATACTGAAGGAGAATTATATAGTTTGTCAGTTCGTAGCCCTTATTTCAAATGGATCCAGGATTTTAGTTCCCTCGACAAATATTTCACCGTCACCCCCGGAAACAATGGTCGTTTGTATGTCACTGTACCAGCTAGGGCCCTTGTGCTGGCTCTAGATGTCTCTATGGGTACTGTTTTATGGCAGAGATCTATTGGGCCATTGAGTACTACAGAATGTGCACCTGTTGTGGATTCTAATG GTTGGGTATCTGTTGGTTCTTTGGATGGGTTCCTATACTCATTTTCACCAACTGGGATTCTTAAGAAATTTTCGAAGGCAGATACACTGAATTTTGTGATTCAAGTTGCTGCAGTGCTTGATTGCTCAGGCTATGCAGTTTATTTTTCTCAGACAGAGATGGAGGGAAAGATTAGCCAAACAATTGATGAATATACTTATGTCTCAGCAATGCGACCAAAAACTGTAATCTTCACTTTGTTGGTTCCAGCAACTGGGTTCACCTATTGGTCTGAAAGATATCCTG ATCAATTCTCATCCTCCTTGTCCAAGAGTGATCTGCGCCAATTTGTACTGGATGAGGGGATCCTTCTTGCTTTTGTGGCTGCTTCAA AGACTGGCAACCCACTGCAATGTCGTACCAAAC GTGAGAAGTGTGCATCCAGCTGCTCGCAAGCAAAGCCCAAGTATCTCAGCATCTACACAG GTAACGAAAGGGCAATAATACTCTTCCTGCTATTTGAATCTGCTGTGTTGGTCATGCTAGCTGGACTTGTACGGTTCTGTTGTATATTTTGGAGGAAAAAGAAGGTTCAAGGACAAGACCTTGGAAGTTTCCTAGAAAAGCGA CGCTCTCTCCAGCTCAAAAAGAAAGTATTTGATAGGACAATTACAGAGCTTGAGCAGAAAGCAGCAGAGCAGGCAGTGGCCaatgaagtttttgaaaaattagggGCTATGGTACGAGaaagggaaggaatagaaagGAAGTTGTCAACAACCTACAGTCTGGGCAGAGATAGGGCTGGCTCACAGTCTAAATCTATGCTTCCACTATATGATGGGAAAACAAGGAGCTATTCTTTCCTAGGTGCAAAGAAAGAAAGTGTGACTGTATTTCAGACGTTAAGTGATACATCTTCTGAAGAAAGCGGGAGTGAGAAAGATACCAACTGGGGTTTTCATGAAGAGGAGATAGTAGCCAAGGCAAAAGCAAAGGCAAAGGCACCCATTGAAGCTGAGAGTTCAAGTGATGATGGGATCTATGAAACAGACTATCAGAGTAGTCCATTGGAGACCACATCAAGTTCAAGAGGATTTATCAATCCATTAAATGGGGTGCAAGAGTCAAGGGAAGTGAAGTTGCATGATGAGGAAGTGAAATCCATGCAAACTGGTAGCAGATTaagtttaaaaagaagaagggccTTGTCATCAACTAATTAG
- the LOC142621780 gene encoding protein GAMETE EXPRESSED 3-like isoform X1, translating into MAPVQGGLGKIYLVAENRVLKINSFNIGSSKPAAQVFFGPVPGQEELIEIIGLSVSTISSSVFINIKNRGLFAYTTHGQLHWSVGPVIYRFGYQLGCRKNVTECYFTSVPVIDQCEASIYISNTEGELYSLSVRSPYFKWIQDFSSLDKYFTVTPGNNGRLYVTVPARALVLALDVSMGTVLWQRSIGPLSTTECAPVVDSNGNCWVSVGSLDGFLYSFSPTGILKKFSKADTLNFVIQVAAVLDCSGYAVYFSQTEMEGKISQTIDEYTYVSAMRPKTVIFTLLVPATGFTYWSERYPDQFSSSLSKSDLRQFVLDEGILLAFVAASKTGNPLQCRTKREKCASSCSQAKPKYLSIYTGNERAIILFLLFESAVLVMLAGLVRFCCIFWRKKKVQGQDLGSFLEKRRSLQLKKKVFDRTITELEQKAAEQAVANEVFEKLGAMVREREGIERKLSTTYSLGRDRAGSQSKSMLPLYDGKTRSYSFLGAKKESVTVFQTLSDTSSEESGSEKDTNWGFHEEEIVAKAKAKAKAPIEAESSSDDGIYETDYQSSPLETTSSSRGFINPLNGVQESREVKLHDEEVKSMQTGSRLSLKRRRALSSTN; encoded by the exons ATGGCTCCTGTTCAGGGGGGTCTAGGAAAG ATATATTTGGTTGCAGAAAACAGAGTACTGAAGATCAATTCTTTTAATATTGGCTCATCCAAACCTGCTGCACAAGTTTTCTTTGGTCCAGTGCCAGGTCAAGAGGAACTAATTGAAATTATTGGGCTCTCAGTAAGCACAATTAGCTCATCTGTATTTATCAATATTAAGAATCGAGGACTCTTTGCATATACGACACATGGGCAACTGCACTGGAGTGTTGGACCTGTGATTTATCGATTTGGCTACCAACTAGGTTGCAGGAAAAATGTCACAGAGTGTTATTTTACTTCAGTTCCTGTGATTGATCAATGTGAAGCTAGTATATAT ATCTCAAATACTGAAGGAGAATTATATAGTTTGTCAGTTCGTAGCCCTTATTTCAAATGGATCCAGGATTTTAGTTCCCTCGACAAATATTTCACCGTCACCCCCGGAAACAATGGTCGTTTGTATGTCACTGTACCAGCTAGGGCCCTTGTGCTGGCTCTAGATGTCTCTATGGGTACTGTTTTATGGCAGAGATCTATTGGGCCATTGAGTACTACAGAATGTGCACCTGTTGTGGATTCTAATGGTAACT GTTGGGTATCTGTTGGTTCTTTGGATGGGTTCCTATACTCATTTTCACCAACTGGGATTCTTAAGAAATTTTCGAAGGCAGATACACTGAATTTTGTGATTCAAGTTGCTGCAGTGCTTGATTGCTCAGGCTATGCAGTTTATTTTTCTCAGACAGAGATGGAGGGAAAGATTAGCCAAACAATTGATGAATATACTTATGTCTCAGCAATGCGACCAAAAACTGTAATCTTCACTTTGTTGGTTCCAGCAACTGGGTTCACCTATTGGTCTGAAAGATATCCTG ATCAATTCTCATCCTCCTTGTCCAAGAGTGATCTGCGCCAATTTGTACTGGATGAGGGGATCCTTCTTGCTTTTGTGGCTGCTTCAA AGACTGGCAACCCACTGCAATGTCGTACCAAAC GTGAGAAGTGTGCATCCAGCTGCTCGCAAGCAAAGCCCAAGTATCTCAGCATCTACACAG GTAACGAAAGGGCAATAATACTCTTCCTGCTATTTGAATCTGCTGTGTTGGTCATGCTAGCTGGACTTGTACGGTTCTGTTGTATATTTTGGAGGAAAAAGAAGGTTCAAGGACAAGACCTTGGAAGTTTCCTAGAAAAGCGA CGCTCTCTCCAGCTCAAAAAGAAAGTATTTGATAGGACAATTACAGAGCTTGAGCAGAAAGCAGCAGAGCAGGCAGTGGCCaatgaagtttttgaaaaattagggGCTATGGTACGAGaaagggaaggaatagaaagGAAGTTGTCAACAACCTACAGTCTGGGCAGAGATAGGGCTGGCTCACAGTCTAAATCTATGCTTCCACTATATGATGGGAAAACAAGGAGCTATTCTTTCCTAGGTGCAAAGAAAGAAAGTGTGACTGTATTTCAGACGTTAAGTGATACATCTTCTGAAGAAAGCGGGAGTGAGAAAGATACCAACTGGGGTTTTCATGAAGAGGAGATAGTAGCCAAGGCAAAAGCAAAGGCAAAGGCACCCATTGAAGCTGAGAGTTCAAGTGATGATGGGATCTATGAAACAGACTATCAGAGTAGTCCATTGGAGACCACATCAAGTTCAAGAGGATTTATCAATCCATTAAATGGGGTGCAAGAGTCAAGGGAAGTGAAGTTGCATGATGAGGAAGTGAAATCCATGCAAACTGGTAGCAGATTaagtttaaaaagaagaagggccTTGTCATCAACTAATTAG